A single Aspergillus chevalieri M1 DNA, chromosome 3, nearly complete sequence DNA region contains:
- the CRP74 gene encoding 60S ribosomal protein uL1 (BUSCO:EOG09264LBC;~COG:J;~EggNog:ENOG410PGQQ;~InterPro:IPR002143,IPR028364,IPR023674,IPR016095, IPR023673;~PFAM:PF00687;~go_component: GO:0015934 - large ribosomal subunit [Evidence IEA];~go_function: GO:0003723 - RNA binding [Evidence IEA];~go_function: GO:0003735 - structural constituent of ribosome [Evidence IEA];~go_process: GO:0006412 - translation [Evidence IEA]) codes for MSKITVAGVRQNVEQLLNYSQNEKKRNFLETVELQIGLKNYDPQRDKRFSGTIKLPSVPRPNMSICVLGDQHDLDRAKHHGIDGMSAEDLRKLNKNKKLIKKLARKYDAFVASEGLIKQIPRLLGPGLSKAGKFPTPVSHSEDLSAKVTDVKSTIKFQLKKVLCLGVAVGNVGMTQDELVANIMLAINYLVSLLKKGWQNVGSLVIKASMSPPKRLY; via the exons ATGTCTAAGATCACAGTCG CCGGAGTGCGCCAGAATGTCGAGCAGCTGCTCAACTACTCTCagaatgagaagaagaggaacttCCTCGAGACCGTCGAGCTTCAGATCGGTCTGAAGAACTACGACCCCCAGCGTGACAAGCGTTTCTCCGGCACCATCAAGCTGCCCTCTGTCCCTCGTCCCAACATGAGCATCTG TGTTCTTGGTGACCAGCACGACCTTGACCGTGCTAAGCACCACGGCATCGACGGCATGTCCGCTGAGGACCTCCGTAAGCTgaacaagaacaagaagctcATCAAAAAGCTTGCCCGCAAGTATGATGCTTTCGTCGCTTCCGAGGGTCTCATCAAGCAGATTCCCCGTCTCTTGGGTCCCGGTCTCTCCAAGG CCGGTAAATTCCCTACCCCTGTCTCCCACAGCGAGGACCTGTCCGCCAAGGTCACCGATGTCAAGTCGACCATCAAGTTCCAGCTCAAGAAGGTTCTGTGCCTTGGTGTCGCCGTTGGCAACGTTGGCATGACCCAGGATGAGCTGGTCGCTAACATCATGTTGGCCATCAACTACCTCGTCTCCCTGCTTAAGAAGGGCTGGCAGAACGTTGGCAGCCTTGTTATCAAGGCTTCTATGTCTCCCCCCAAGCGTCTCTACTAG